The Spirosoma sp. SC4-14 DNA window TGGTCAGGAAAAATACCTAACCTTCAACCCCGGCCTGATTGTTGGCGGTTCAGAAGTACATTACGACGACAAAACTGCTAAGGCCGAAACCGTTGGCAAAACAAACATTGTGGCAGGTACGGCACTCGTAAAAGGCGATTTACGATTCCTGACCGAAACGCAAAAAGAAAACGCCCGCGCCAAAATGCGCGAAATTGTCGATAAAAGTTTACCATTGACCAAAGCCACCATTTCCTTTACCGACGGCATACCGGGCATGGAACCAACAGCGGCTAACGATGAACTGCGCAAACAAGTCGATAAACTGAGCCAGGATATGGGTTTAGGTCCCGTAGAGGCATTTGATCCGGGCGCACGCGGTGCGGGCGACGTTTCATTTGTAGCCCAGTATATGCCTTGTCTCGATGGGCTGGGTGCATCGGGAAAAGGCGCACACAGTATTGAAGAAACCATGAATCTCAAAGAATACCCGCTCCTGATTCAGCGTACCGCCTTATTCATTTACCGTTTGACGAGGTAAACTAGTTTATCGTTTATGGGGTATGGTTGCTCCGCCTGTTCTGAACCTAAATCAGTGGAGCAACTATAAACTATAAACCATCCCCCCCCTCTCCTTATGAACCGAATAACGACAATTGATGTAACACGTGGACTCGTGATGGTCATTATGGCACTAGACCATATCCGCGACTTGCTTCACCAGCCTGCTCTCACTCAGAATCCAACCGATCTGGCTACCACTACCGCGCCTATATTTCTGACGCGCTGGATAACGCACCTGTGCGCGCCAACATTCGTGTTTCTGTCGGGCATGTCGGCCTATTTGTCGCTAAAAAAAGGGCATAATTCGGCCGAAGCACGTCGTTTTTTGCTAAAACGAGGGTTGGTTCTGATCATTCTGGAACTCACAATCGTCAACTTTGCCTTCTGGTTCGATCTTCAGTTCAGGAGTATGTTGTTGCAGGTTATCTATGCCATTGGGGGCGGACTGGTAATCCTGTCGCTTCTGGCGCGGCTACCCGCCAGAACGATAGGTATTATCGGGCTGGTCATTATTTTCGGTCATAACCTGCTTCAGCTTGTTCCGCCGATTACGAATCCCACTGGTCGGTTGATTAGCTCGTTGCTGTTTCAGGTCAATTTTTTTCAGCTAACGCCGGGTTTTGCACTGCTGGTAGGCTACCCACTGATTCCGTGGCTGGGCATTCTGCTGGTTGGGTATGGTTGCGGTAAGCTGATGGAGCGACCGATTGAGGTTCGAAAACCGTTACTTTTCTGGCTTGCGGTAAGCTCATTAAGCTTATTCGTCGTGCTTCGCTTTATCAACATCTACGGCGATCCGGTACCCTGGTCGGTTCAGAAAAGCCCATTATTTTCGGTGCTGTCGTTCCTTAATGTAACAAAGTATCCCCCCTCGCTGCAATACGATTTATTGATGCTCGGAATTGCCCTGAAATTTCTTTGGCTTGCCGACGGAGTAGACAACTGGCTCACCCGCATTCTTACCGTCTATGGAAAAGTACCGATGTTCTACTACATCATTCACTGGTATTCTGTCCACCTGCTGATGATTGCCATGGTATTGCTACAG harbors:
- a CDS encoding heparan-alpha-glucosaminide N-acetyltransferase domain-containing protein is translated as MNRITTIDVTRGLVMVIMALDHIRDLLHQPALTQNPTDLATTTAPIFLTRWITHLCAPTFVFLSGMSAYLSLKKGHNSAEARRFLLKRGLVLIILELTIVNFAFWFDLQFRSMLLQVIYAIGGGLVILSLLARLPARTIGIIGLVIIFGHNLLQLVPPITNPTGRLISSLLFQVNFFQLTPGFALLVGYPLIPWLGILLVGYGCGKLMERPIEVRKPLLFWLAVSSLSLFVVLRFINIYGDPVPWSVQKSPLFSVLSFLNVTKYPPSLQYDLLMLGIALKFLWLADGVDNWLTRILTVYGKVPMFYYIIHWYSVHLLMIAMVLLQGYSWNDIQAGTLSFGRPEKAGVDLVTVYLIWFGLIVALYPLCRWYGRYKSAHPENGLLRYI